In the genome of Fervidobacterium nodosum Rt17-B1, the window AGGTTTTAGGTTATGTAATTGGTAATCAAGAATGGGCCCCTTGCGATGAATTTTTACCTAACCAGAAATCAAGTTCAGAATATTCAAAAATCGTTGAGCGAATGGATTATATATCCTTCCTTGAAAAATCAAGGGTAAAAGCTTTATACGGTTTAGCGAATTTTTACTTTTCTGGATTAGGTAAGTATTTTGATATATCTTTTCCAAATAAATTTGATGATTATTTTTCACTTTTTGTTGAAAGTGTAAGTCCTTTTGTAAATATCGAGAAAATGCCATACGAAGAATTCAAAAAAATCAAAAATTATAAAGAGTATATCAATAACGGTTTGGTCAAAGTTTACAGAGATTTTGAAACGAAAAAGCCAAGACCAAGAAAAAGAGGAGAATGTGTTTACTTAAAAATTTCTTCAATTGAATTGTCAAAATTAAAACTAACGGTATCGCAGAGTACGGTTGTTAATTATTTACTTTTCAAAGGCCCTACCGAAGTTGAGCAAATAATAGAAGATTTAGATGTAAAAAAAGATGTTGTTGTACAATTAAAAAATAAAGGAATAATTGAGATTTTAGAGCAATGTAGTGATTTTGAAACACTTAATATAAAACCACAGAGAGTTATTTTAAGTGACGAACAAAAGAGTATAGTTGACAAAATACTTTCATACGATTTTAGAAAAGAAAAGAAACACCTTGTTTTTGGACCAACTGGAAGTGGCAAGACAGAGGTTTATCTCGAGGTCATTGAAAAATACTTACCATTTGGCAATGTACTATATTTAGTTCCAGAGGTATCTTTAACTGAACAAACGATAGCAAGGCTTAGAAAAAGATTTCCAGATTTATCTATAGCGGTTTACCATAGCTATTTAACAGAATCAAAGCGCGTTGAAATTTGGGCGAAAGCGGTTAAAGGTGAGATAAATATATTAGTTGGTCCAAGAAGTGCTGCGTTTGTGCCTTTAAAAAACCTTAATCTTGCAATTGTTGATGAAGAACATGATGAAGGCTATTACAATAATTCTGAGCCTTTTTACGAAATTCACACATTTCTTAATGCTTTACCAATTACTGTTGTGTATGGTTCAGCTACCCCTTCTTTGGAAAGTTATAAGAAAGCCAAAGATGGGGAATATGTATTTCACAAGCTTACTAAACGTTACAACGTTGAATTACCAGAAGTTGAAATTGTGGACATGAATAAAACAAAGAAAGTTACTTTCTCTATATCTGAAATCTTGTACAATAATCTAAGTAAAGTGCTTGAAGCTGATAAATCAGCCATAATATTCACGAGGCGAAAAGGTTTTTCAAGGGTGCAATGTGCTGTATGCGGTTATATAGTAAAATGCGAACATTGTGATGTTGCAATGACTTATCATTTGGATTCGAATAATTTGAAATGTCACATCTGTGGAAGTGAGAAAGAATTATCCTTAAATTGTCCTAACTGTGGTTCAAATATGTTCATAGATAGAGGAACTGGTAGTGAGAAAGTTGAAAAAGAACTCCAGCAACTCTTTCCATCGAGAAATATTGGAAGGATTGATGCAGAAATAGCTGATACCCCAGAAAAACTGAAAAAACTCTTAGACTATTTAAGAGAAGGGAAAATCGATATAGTTGCTGGGACAAAGATGATTACGAAGGGGTTAGATATATACAGAATAGCGCTCATTGGTGTTGTGGATGTTGATGCTTTAATTTCTTATCCTGATATAAACGCTCCACTGAGAACATTTCAACTTTTAGTTCAGGTAATTGGTAGAGCAGGGCGAAATGAAAAGGGAAAGGCGATAATTCAAACTTATAAGCCAACCGATCCAGTAATAACATTTGCGAGTAATCAAGATGTTGAAGGGTTCTATGAGAGAGAACTTGAGATAAGAAAACAACTGAATTATCCACCTTTTGCGTCTGTAGTTGTATTAACTTACGCCAATCTGAATCAGGAAATAGCGCGAGAAACAATTGACACTGTTGCAGATGAAATAGAAAACATTGAAAAAAAAGAGAAAAAGGTCCAAGAAGTTTATAAATATTACTTAGAACTTCTTGGACCTTCTGAACATCCTATATTTAAAGCAAATAATAAGTACCGATATCAAATATTTTTCAAGACAAACAACGTACCAGAATTAGTAAGGCTTTTGAAAAAGATAATCTCAAATTACTCTGGGGAATGGATTATAAAGGTGAATCCAAACGAAATATGATTTAAAATTATTTCTTTGATTTTTTCATTATCGTTCCAACGGATAATGCCGTGAGGAGAATTATTATTCCCCAACTCCAAGCCATAAAAACGAGCGCTGTGCTTGACATATTATCACCCCTATTTATCTTTTTGCGTTTCTAATTTTTTACTGATACTTCTGTATGTAAGGATAAAGCTCGATATGAAAATTACTATAAGAACAATTCTCGCTGCGATGACCCAAGGAATTAGTACAGAGTTATCTTTAACAAAATCCGGTATCAATTTGAAGTAACCATTCTTTGCGTAATCTATCGTTGAGAAAACAAGTAAAATGATTATAAATGCTGGGGTTATGAAGCTCATTATTAACTTATAGAACCACATTGGTATTTTCCAGTAGCTTCCTTTGTTTATCTCTTCAAGGCCTTTTGCTTTAAACAACCATACAGCCGCAATGACTTCAATTAATCCGAGCAAGACGAGGAAATAAGTACCAACCCAATTATCAAGCTCTGTTAAGTACATTAAATCAGCTGTTTTCGTGAGAATAGGTTCTAATGCAACAGGTAAACCACCGATGATGTACATGAGAAAAACAAACAACGAGCCTTTCTTTCTTTCAACGCCAAATTCTTCTTCTAAAAATGCAGTTAGATAATTAAACATTGCTATTGAACTTGTTATTCCAGCAAAGAAAAGTAGCAGGAACCAGAATGTTCCAAAAATCTGTCCACCAGCCATGTTTCTAAATACGTTTGGAAGCGCTATGAAAGATAATCCAACTCCACTCTTTAAACCCTCGGCGCCAAGGAAAGTAAAAGCAATGGGGATAACTATTGTACCAGCTAGTATGACCTCTGCGAATTCATTTAATGAAGCTGTTGCAACTGCTGATGTTACGATGTCATCCTCGTCTCTCATGTAAGAAGCATAGTTTTGGATTATTCCCATACCTAGGGATAGCGTAAAGAATATCTGCCCTGCTGCTGCTAATGTTGCCGACCAATTCAACTCGTTCCATCTTGGAGACCATAAGAAATCAAGCCCCTTAATTGGATTCCATTCAGGGTTCACTGGTGATCCTAATGTAAGCGCTCTCACAAGAAGAATAATTGCGAATATATAAATAGCTGGCATAGCGATTATTGCTAATCTTTCCAAGCCTTTGTTAACACCATTACTTGTTATGTAATATAAAATTGCGAGTGTTATTATCCAGAATATTAATACTCTAAAAGGACTTTGAATGTATCCGACAAAATAACCAGCTGTATCGATTGATTTATCCATGTATTTTCCAACGGCTGTTTCAAAAGAATAACCAAGCGTCCAACCAATAACATGATTGTAATAGGAGTTTAGGAGTATAACTACCGAAAGTGCGATTGCGCCAGCCAACGCGCCAAGTACTTTCGCAAACTTATGGCCAACGCTCTCTTTTGCTTGTAAGTAAATCATTGGACCTAATGTACCATGTCCATACTTTCCACCGTATCTACCTTGAGCCCATTCAATTATTAGCAGAGGGATACCCATAAAAAGGAAAGCGATGAAATATGGTATCATAAAGGCTCCCCCACCGTTTTTGGCTGCTTGATACGGGAATCTCCAGAAATTCCCAAGACCTATAGCGTTACCTGCCATAGCTAATATCAAACCTATCTTACTTCCCCAGTGTTCTCTCTTCTTCACAACGGCCACCTCCTCGAAAGTTTGGGATTTTGTTAACCAAAGGTATTGATAAATTTCAAAAATCATATTATCTTCTTAAATAGGGGACACCCCCCAATATACTCTCAATAAGGAGGTATCCCGACATGACTAATATCCAACTCAAATGCCCCCATTGCGGCTCTTCTAACTTCATCAAAAATGGTCATGATAAATTCAAAAACCAAATCTTCTTTTGCAAAGACTGCAAGCGTTACTTTAAACTTTCTTTCACCAAAAAACACAAACTTTTCTCTTTCCCTTACCCTCGTTGTGTTCATTGTAACCATGTCATGGAAATTTACAAAATCCGCCGTTATTTCGTTCGTTTCAGATGCAGAAAGTGCAACTTCAAAACTTCTGTTCCACTTTCTCTTCCTCAGCCTGTGCCTTTCAACTTTCATCCTTTCAAATTCTTCCGTTTCCCTATCTATATCATTCTCAAAGCTTTCATCTTGTACTTCAAATACAACCTTTCTCTTCGTGCTATTAAAGCTTGCTTGAATATCAATGTCTCTCATGTCGCTATTTACAAATGGATTATCAAGTTATCTTCTGTTATTTCGCTTTTTGAGTTTGAGAATGTATTTAAAGTTCACGGTGATGAAACAGTTATTGTATTTCGAGACAAAAAGTACTATGTGTGGCTATTAGTTGAGCATGGTACGAATTTAATAGTAGCTTGGCATGTATCAAGATATCGTGATATGTCACAAGTTAAGATATTGTTAGATAAATACTTTAGTCAAAGAAAACAAAACACACAAATAGAGTTAATAACCGATGGACTAAAAGCGTACGAGATAGCAGTAAAACTAAATTTTGATAATGTTGAGCACAGAGAAGTAAGACTAGGTAAAAACAACGAATGTGAATCGAAATTTTCGTTATTTAAGATGTTTGTTAGAGCGAAAAGGAGCTTCAAGAAATTTAGCAACATACGGTACTATGTAAATGGTTTTTGTGTAGTAAGGAACCTATGCAAGTTATATGAGAACGAAAATGAGATGATTACAGCTTTAGCTTCCATCATCACTACTAGTTAACAACTTCAAGTTTGGGAATATTAGAGAAATACAGGATAATATGATATAAAAATGAGATAAAAAAAGGCGTGTAATATAAATATATACACGCCAAAAATTTTACCATATAATTCATTGTTATTTAAGGTTAATTTTTTACACAAATGCACTATTAGTATATTTTGGCGTAACTTTTACCAAATTGTGAAAACAGATCCAAGATTATTTAATTTACAGAAAATAGTTTTTACAAATTTCCATAATTAATTTTTATTCAGCTTGAGAGACTTCATTTTTTCATGGAATATTTAATAAAGTTTTCCTCAAAAATGCTTCGTATTATATCACGCCTATATTCCACAAATTTTTTTACCCATTCCGATTCATTTTGCCATGCTTCGTAAGTTGGTTTACCCCATCTTTGAGAATGCCTTTTCATTTCGTCATTTAATTTTCCGATAATATCGTCAGCTATACTTTCAGCCAATTCTGGTATAAAGATGTTATTCAAGATATAGTAAAATCTTTCAGTGAACTTGGCTCTAAATTCTTCGTTTTCTAAAAGTTTCTTTAAGATTAAGGTTGCTTCTTCTGTCGTTGTCCAAGGTATTTCAGGGTCACCAAATATAGCTGTTTTTAAGGTGTCATGTGTCGGATCCCACATCGCCAAATCCATATCGTACATCATCCATCGCCATTTACCATCGCCATATTTATTATTTTCTGGTTTTAGGACACGCCATATGCGTTCGTTGTTGCCTAGCCAGTCCGTGTTAGCCGATAATATTTCTGCGATTTTGAAATCAATGAAATTGTCGATATCGATCATTTCACAGACTTTATCATAGTTTTCTTTGATGGATAAATCATTATTTCTAACAAAATCCATCAAATCAAGGAAACTTTTTTGATCACCTTCTTTTCCATCTTGTATGGTTAAGTCATAGTTGATTATAACTGTATTTTTTTCATTTACACCGTATTTGACCTGTAAATAACGCTGGTCGTAATATTCCATTAAGTATGAAATACCCCAATATTCACCGTTTATGTAATGAACAACTGAATAGTTGTCTTGTGTGTCAAAGTTTAGATTTTTGAAAAGTCTTTGCGTAAAAACATCTCTCATATAAGCTGTTTCCCAATCGTTTCCAGCGTTTCTCAACAATAATTTTTTATATCCTATTCTTCCGAAGAACGGATATCTAAACTCTTTCTCTTTGTTTCGCGCATACAATCTTAATGATTTTATAGGCAAGCTTCTTGTGAATTCCCCATGGATTCTTATACCTATCTCTGTTCTATACTTCAATTTCCCTTCCTCAAAGTATTCCATTATCGCAGGTCTTTCCGATGTATCACCACGTTGTTGATAATTTCCGGTCCAAAAAGGATTTGATGGATCAAATAACTTACCGGGTACATATATACCTTTTTCATCATCGAAGAGATTTTCAGGATCTGTTATTATTGAGAAGACTGGTAATTTGTGATTTACTCCTATGAAATACGTTCTTACCGTTGAGTCTGTTATATTGCCATTGCTTACCTCTATTACTCTTAAAACCGTTGCCTTTTCAAATGTGCCAGAAGGTTTTTCCCAAATAGGGGATGTTGGTATGTACATATACTCATTTTCATAATTTTTTTGGATAACTAATGGTTGAGAATATTTAAAAGTATTTTTTGAATCTATCCTAGGAGTTGAACCATCTATTGTGTAATAAATCTCTCCGCCAACTGTTGATTTGATTTCAACAGTTATGGTTATATCGTAAAAACCAGATTCGTGGGATATTAATAGTTGTGAAAATAGTGATACTGATAAAAAACACAATATGGTTATTGCTAATAACAATAAAATTTTTTTCATTTAATCACCTCGCTTTTTTAGTTTATTTATATGCTTTTATCCAAAACACATACTCTAATCCATTCTCAGTTATGTAAACCTTTTCTTTTTTCAATAAATCATCCATTAAGGTTGAGTCTATATCAAATTTGGGTTTAATAGATATTTCATACCCATCTCCGGATAATCTAAATGAAATATCGTATTTTTTGTATAGTTCTTCGCTAATGAGATTTTTATTATATACATTTTCGCTATTTAATGTTGAGATTTTGTATCCAGAGCTTATATATTTTCTTGCTGCTTTTTCAACTTGTATCATTTCATCGTATATTAAATCTGCCGAGAGTGAAATACTTTCAGTTGCGCTACTTTCTAAAGAAATATTTGTTGAAGTATCATCAGGTTTAATTTGAATTTCAATTTGTTCAATGTTAGTTTGGGAAGATGTTGTAGATGATTCATGAGAAACACTTTGTTCATTAGTGTTTGTTTTTTCTGAATAGTATTGAGCCACTGGTTGTTCTGAGGTATTTCCTTGGCTAATTGATTTATTTGTTTCGTCAGCAATTACCGTATTGGTTGAATCGGCTTTATTCGGTGCGTAGTCAAAAACAATAGGTCTATTAGATAAGTTAGATATTATAATTAAAACAGTTAGAATAAGAAAAATTATTACTACTTTGACAAAAATTTCCATAGTTGTAAACCACCATCCTAATTATCGAGTATCATTTACTTTCTTTATTTATCCTGTCTGGCAAAAGTGTAAAATTTAATCTTCCCCAGCTTATTAGAAGAAATAAAATAGATATAGTTATTGATAAAAGAATAAATTTTGATTCGTTTTTCAACATGTTTGTTGGTTTTCCAAAAAATTGTACACTTCTTATTATATAACTACCTCTGAATGTAGGTAATAGCTCTACAAATTTTCTGAAAAAACTTGGAATTTCGGATAAATTGACAAATGGACCATTTATAAGCAAAAAGAACACGGAAATGGTTGAGCTGAGAAGATTTGAAGTCAAAGTATTTTGTGAAAATGAAGAGATAAATATACCAAATGAAGAATAAAATATGGCGTTCAAAGCTATAAATAAAACGACTAATATTGTGGACATATTAAATCCTTTTAGTAAAAAGTACATATATACTAATAATCCCGACATGAAGCTCAAAATTAAAGTAGTGAAAAATTTTATAATTAGATAGTTTAGTATGCTGAAATTTGAAAGTGTAAACTGTTTAAGAATTCCAATTTCTTTGTCTCGAGTTATTAGTCCAGCCCCAATAAGTAAACCAATAAACATTGTTATTATAAATATCATGCTTGTAGCGAATACTTGAGAAAAATCAATAGATTTTTCTGTGACAAGTTCCGGTGCTGGTACATTTGAAGCTGTGTACATTTCTCTTAAAACTTTTGGATTGAAGAATGGGCCACCACCGAGGTCTTCAAACATCCTTTTAAAAACTAAATAAGCGGCTGCTGAGAGCTCTGTGTTTACTGGGCTTGGGATATATTTTAGCATCGTCTTTTTTCCGGCAAATAATGAATTAGTAAAATCTTTTGGTATAACAACAACCGCATTGAGATTTCCAATTTGCAATTCTTTTTCATAGTTTTCATCAACATACTTTATAGTTCCACCTTTAAACAAAGAAACTATAACTCCAACGGTGAATTTTGAAAGTGGAGATTTATCCAAAGTGTAAATTCCTATTCTTAGATCTGATTCGCTGAGTGAACGGAAAAAAGATGAACTAATTAGAGCAAATATTAATGGTACAATAAAAAGCACAATATAAGTAAAAGGTCTTGAGAACAATCTTTTGAACTCGAATTTTAAAAATTCCAAAGTTTGTCAACTCCCATATCATTGATGTTTAGGATTTTTTAAAATCTTACTCTTAACAAAATAGTGTGACTCATTCTTGAGAAAGTTCTTTCAAATTCTATGTTTTCCATAATTTTGAAATCTGGTAAATATGGTCCATAAATAGTTGTTCCGATATCATAACTCGCTATATAACTTATAAATGGAAAATTGTTAGAGTTTACAGGTATGTCTACGCGAAATTTAATACTTCCAATCAAATTTATTGTAGATACAACATTGTAATGCCTAAGCTCAACTTTATTAAAATCATTGTAATCGTGAGAATTTCCTGTTAATAAACTAAGACTTTCAAAGTTAATTCCAAACGCTCCTCCAAAGCTGAAAATAGTTTCTGAGATTGAATTCCCTATTCTAACCCCTAGTAATTTTACCCAGATATCGTAATTTACTCCAAGTGTATCGTAAATAATTTTATCAGGTATAAAAGATAGAATACTTTTATACATTGTGAATCCGCTTGTTAGAACGGATGGGTTCCTTGGATTAGCGTTTGTTTCAAATGTATAAATGCCAATTAAACGTTTAAACAAGTCGATTTGGTCTGTATTTTCTAGAATTTTTGAAATAGCTGGCGAAGTATCAGTCAAAGCTAATCCATAAAAATCTGCGAATGTGTTTGTGTAAGAAAAGGCAAAAGTACTGAACAATGTAAAGAGAAATAAAACGAATTTGAATAATCTACCAATTTTCATATATACACCTCCAAATTTACTATTTATAGATTACAGTTGCTTACTCAAAAATATATTATAACACATAAATTTATATTTTAATTACTTAGATACTTGAAATTTTTCAAGTCTGTGGTACAATTTCTAAGCGGGCATATTCTTTATTTAATAATTTTACCGTTTTTTTAACGGAGAGATGGCCGAGTGGTCGAAGGCGCTTGCCTGCTAAGCAAGTGTGGAGGTTTCTCCACCGAGGGTTCGAATCCCTCTCTCTCCGCCAAAGTTGTGGTAGATGGTAGATTACTTTTTAAGCCATCTACCATTTATTATTAGAGCTTTCAATTAAAGTTAGACGTGCCCGTAGCTCAACTGGATAGAGCGTCAGACTGCGGATCTGGAGGTTGTGGGTTCAAGTCCCGCCGGGCACGCCAAGATTTTTAATATCTTAATATCAATACTTTAAATGTAAAAACTACACGAAGATTCGTGTAGTTTTTATTTTTTTATGATATAATTTATTTTGACTAACTTTTAAAATTTAATCTTAATCTTTTTACCAACTTGAGGGGGTTTACTTGTGAAGAAAGCTATTATTTTAGCCATAGGAAATGAATTAGTTGAGGGTTTAATTGTTGATACAAATTCTAAATATCTTGCTCAAAGACTTAAAGAATTTGGTTATTATATAGTTCGTACGGAAACACTTCCAGATAATTTTGATATAATGGTTTTGCGGATAAAAGAAGCTATAAAAGATGCTGATTTGATAATTACGAGTGGCGGTTTAGGACCAACAGAAGATGATTTAACAAGAGAAGCTGTGGCTCATTCGATTGGTAGAAAACTTTTAAAGAATGAAGCAATCGCTCAAGAACTTATAAACAGAGCCATAAAATATTATGGTAAAGCGCCTGAAAGTGTTGTAAAGCAGGCCTTTGTGATAGAAAATGCCGAAGTAATAGATAATAAGGTTGGAACAGCACCAGGTCAAATGTTAAAATATGATGGAAAAATAATAATCCTTTTACCAGGCCCCCCCGTCGAATTAATTCCCATGTTTGAAAGTATTTTGGAAAAGCTTAAAACAAACGATTCGCTTTACACGAGAAGAATAAAAACCATAGGGATACCCGAAGCTGTCTTGATGGATGAGTATAAGGATATATTATACTCAAATTCTCGTATTACTATAGCAACAATGGCTTCTTACGAACGAGGTGTTGAAGTTAGATTTACCGGTCCTATTGAAATTAAAGATGAGATAGACTATGTTGTAAACACACTTTTACCAAAGCTTGGTGAGAGTGTGTATGCTTTGGATGACAAGGAAATGCACGACGTTGTATATGAATTACTTGTCAAAAATAATTATACAGTCTCTTTTGCTGAATCATGTACAGGAGGACTGATTTCATCTACTTTCGTTGATATACCTGGGGTTTCTTCTGTGTTCAAAGGTAGCGTTGTTGCTTATTCTAATGAAGCAAAGATAGAAATATTAGGTGTTAGTAAAGAAACCATAGAGAAATTTGGAGCGGTTAGTGAAGAGTGCGTAATAGAAATGGCACAGGGCGCTAAAAAAATTTTCAATTCAAATTTTTCTGTCGCGGTATCAGGTATAGCTGGACCGTCTGGTGGTAGTGAGAAAAAGCCTGTAGGGACAGTGTGCATAGCTGTTTGTAGCCCTAACGGTATTAATTCAGCCACTTATAATTTGAGAGGCGATAGGCAGATGATCAGGAAAAGAAGTACATTAATTGCTTTTGATATGCTAAGGAGAGGGATTATCAAATGCCAAGGTTAAAACAAAAGATTAGGAGAATAACGATAAAGGATGTTGCAGAATTTGCTGGAGTTGGTGTTGGTACTGTCTCTCGAGTTTTGAATAATAACCCGCATGTAGATTCTAAAACAAGGCAGAAGGTTTTAGATGCCATTAAAAAATTAGGGTATATTCCCAACCCACATGCACGACGGCTATCAACTGGTGAGAGTAATCTTATAACGGTAATTACCCCAGAGATGAAAGGTGATTTTTATCAAATACTGTTATCTGCTATCGATGAAGTACTTATTAAAAATGGTTACTCTTCATTACTCTATCCATTGTACAATGAAAGGAAATACGAAGGATTAAAAAAATCATCTGATATATTACTTTCAACGGATGGCATAATAGTTGATGGTGTTAATGTAGACAATATTCTAAAGGGGTTTATCAACCCTCAAACGCCAGTTGTGTGTCTTGAGCAGGATTCAGACAAATATGATTCTGTGATTGTTGATAATTATTATGGTGGTATACTTGCCGGTGATTATTTTTCCGATTTTGATATGGATATATTTGTTGTTACTCATAGAAAATCACATGAACTTGAAAGTACGGTTTTTGACGAACGTTTAGAGGGGTTTCAAGAATCTCTTGAAAGAAAAGGAAGGAGTATAGATAAGATATATTACGTTCCACTCGATTGGGAAAGCACATTTGAAGTTGCAAGGCGCATTTTTTCGAGATACAAAAGATGTGCCATATTTACAACAACAGATTATCTGGCGGTACCTATCATCGAGGTAGCAAGAACTATGGAATTAAAGGTAGGAAAAGATGTTAAAGTTTGTGGATTTGATGATCTTCCAATAGCTCAGATATTGGAAATAACAACTATAAAACAGCCTATATACGATATGGGGAAAATTGCTGCGGATTTATTAATTAAGCGCATTAACGGTCGAATTAAAGAAAAAATAAAAAGGTATGTTTTAAAACCAGAACTTGTTGTAAGATCTACTTAATTAATGAAAAATTAAGACAAGAACTTAGGGAGGCAAAAAAATGTACTTAGGTGTTTTACTTGGTGGAATTTCAAGAGAAAGGGAGATTTCTATTAGGAGTGGAAAAAGGATAGCGCAGGCTTTAAGAAATATGGGACATGTAGTTGACGAAATCGATGTCGATGATAATTTTATCTACAAGCTCTCCGAATTGAAAAAATACGATGCATTATTTAATATTCTCCATGGAACTTTTGGTGAAGATGGTAAAATGCAAGCGATATTGGACTCCATAGGCATACCTTACACTGGTTCTGGAGTAGAAACGAGTGTTATTGCTTTTGATAAATATTTATGCAACCTTTTTGTTGAAAATACTATAGAAAGATATGAGGAACTAAGCGTTGTAAAGATACCTAATTTTCTTTTAATCAGCTCAGAGGAATTTGAAGAATCGAAAATATATATGATTGAAGAAAAAATAGGGTTACCATGTGTTGTGAAGCCAAGGAAAGAAGGATCAAGTATAGGAACACACATTTGTTTTTCAAAAGAAGAACTTTTAGATGCCCTTAAGAACGAATTCAAAAATTATGACGAAATGATTGTTCAGGAATACATTAAAGGAAAGGAAATAACAGTTTCTGTGATAGATATTAATGGTACTCCAACCGTTCTTCCGATACTTGAATTGAGGCCCAAAAAATTATTTTACGATTATGAAGCTAAATACACGGATGGAATGACAGAATTTATTATACCGGCTGAACTTGATGGAGAAACAACGGAAAAAATAAACCACGCAGTATTGAAGATATATAAATCACTTGGTTGTAAACACTTTTCGAGAATAGATGGAATAGTTAAGGATGGTGTTTTTTATTTTCTTGAAGTTAATACTCTGCCTGGTATGACTGAGCTAAGCGATTTGCCAATGTCAGCAAATGCTTTTGGTATTTCTTTCGATGAACTTGTTGATTTGATAATCAAAGAAGCATGCAGGAAGCTTTAGTTTAATAAAAATTCAGGGGTTGATTCAATGAGAGAATTTGGTAAAAAAGTACTTTGGGATAGGCAGAAAATAAACAAGGTTTCAACATACATTATATTATCCATGTTTATAATTTTCGCTATGCTTTTCGGAGTTTTACTTGACATTTGGTTGAAAACAAATGTTTTTTTTACAATACTATTTTTTATCTTCTCTGTCTTTCAAATTCTATTTGGTTTGTCTTTAACAGGCAGTTTTATAATAAAACTCCTTGATGCAAAGCGTTTAGGAGAAGAAAATTTGAGGGAAATAATAAAAAATAGTACTTATTTTTCTGATCCAGAATATATTAAAAACATTATTGACGAAGTTAAAAGAGTAGTTGATTGCGATAGTGATATTGAAGTATTTGTCATTCCATCTCAAATGATAAATGCGCTTTTAGTTGGGAGAACAAAACACGATTATAAATTATGCTTAACATATGGCACAATTGAAAAGTTGCCCCTTAATGAATTTAAAGCATTACTTTATCATGAATTTTTCCATATAATTACCAAAGATACAGAGTATCTTACAACTGTTAGTGGGACATTTGGAAGCCCGATGTTGTTATTTAAACTTTCATCAAATGCGATGAAGAACATTATTAAAAGTAAAAACAAAGTTTCAAATATGGATTTTTATAGAGATTTTATAATTTTTTCTTTTATATGTGCAGTCAGTGTTTTATTCCTTCCTTTATCATTATTA includes:
- a CDS encoding M48 family metallopeptidase, whose protein sequence is MREFGKKVLWDRQKINKVSTYIILSMFIIFAMLFGVLLDIWLKTNVFFTILFFIFSVFQILFGLSLTGSFIIKLLDAKRLGEENLREIIKNSTYFSDPEYIKNIIDEVKRVVDCDSDIEVFVIPSQMINALLVGRTKHDYKLCLTYGTIEKLPLNEFKALLYHEFFHIITKDTEYLTTVSGTFGSPMLLFKLSSNAMKNIIKSKNKVSNMDFYRDFIIFSFICAVSVLFLPLSLLTNFFVSVRKEFDADMFSVNNVGKESMISLLKKIKESCQSLDTSYFFMRHLFFSHPNCKDITNKVNKAIETYPTIDERIEFIEKSYSQDNRVE